Proteins from one Chitinophaga oryzae genomic window:
- a CDS encoding trypsin-like peptidase domain-containing protein codes for MKLKQIVTTVLISAVTAVAAIFVYGKYFEGRRPGTFQNGSNDIPVNYARYTMPGAESKANAVPPSDFVTAARTAVPGVVHIKTKINPRQVTNGLQKRRSILQDLFGDEFFGDEFNGGGDGRRYYIPGQMASGSGVLISDDGYIVTNNHVIADADEITVSLANENKTFKAKLVGTDPSTDLAVIKIPGKSLPYLLYGNSDNVDIGQWVLAVGYPLNLDATVTAGIVSAKSRSIGINKSGGRINNSIESFIQTDAAVNQGNSGGALVNTAGELVGINSAIASPTGSYAGYSYAIPVNLVRKVVNDILKYGSVQRAYLGVKYASPAAIASMTDDQLREIGVRRDVNGVQITEVMDNSSAAAAGLRQGDIITKINGVSVAGSSQMSEQVARYKPGDKISITYTRGDKEYTSNNVTLRNLQGNTDVVRITNLDRLGADLSDLTKEEATSIGVKGGVRVNDISTGIIKKQTSMIPGFVILKAGNTPVTSVNSLSAILDKEKNIQLVGFYPQRGGNIYYYNINTGGAGAENL; via the coding sequence ATGAAATTAAAGCAAATTGTTACGACAGTGTTGATCAGTGCTGTTACTGCCGTTGCTGCCATATTTGTGTATGGCAAATACTTCGAAGGCAGACGCCCGGGCACTTTTCAAAACGGTTCCAATGACATCCCCGTAAACTATGCAAGGTATACTATGCCGGGCGCCGAAAGCAAAGCCAATGCCGTTCCCCCTTCCGATTTTGTGACCGCTGCCAGAACAGCTGTTCCCGGCGTAGTCCACATCAAAACAAAGATCAATCCGCGGCAGGTAACCAATGGACTACAGAAAAGACGCAGCATCCTGCAGGACCTCTTCGGCGACGAATTTTTTGGTGATGAGTTCAACGGAGGCGGAGATGGCCGCCGCTATTATATCCCCGGCCAGATGGCTTCCGGTTCAGGCGTACTCATTTCTGACGACGGCTACATCGTGACCAACAACCACGTGATCGCCGACGCCGACGAAATCACCGTTTCCCTCGCCAATGAAAACAAGACGTTCAAGGCCAAGCTGGTAGGCACAGACCCCAGCACCGACCTGGCCGTGATCAAGATCCCCGGCAAGAGCCTGCCCTACCTGCTGTATGGCAACTCCGACAACGTGGACATCGGTCAGTGGGTACTGGCTGTCGGTTACCCGCTTAACCTCGACGCGACCGTTACCGCCGGTATCGTCAGCGCCAAATCCCGCTCTATCGGTATCAATAAAAGCGGCGGCAGGATCAACAACTCCATCGAGTCTTTCATTCAGACCGATGCCGCTGTGAACCAGGGCAACAGTGGCGGCGCACTGGTGAATACCGCCGGTGAACTGGTGGGCATCAACTCCGCCATCGCCTCCCCTACCGGCTCCTACGCAGGGTACTCCTACGCTATCCCGGTAAACCTTGTCCGGAAAGTAGTCAACGATATACTGAAGTATGGCAGCGTACAGCGGGCATACCTCGGCGTTAAATACGCCTCTCCGGCTGCTATCGCATCCATGACAGACGACCAGCTGCGTGAAATCGGCGTAAGACGCGACGTCAACGGCGTGCAGATCACCGAAGTAATGGACAATAGCTCCGCCGCAGCCGCAGGCCTTCGCCAGGGCGACATCATCACCAAAATCAACGGGGTGAGCGTAGCCGGATCTTCCCAGATGAGCGAACAGGTGGCCCGTTATAAACCCGGTGACAAGATCAGCATCACCTACACCCGCGGCGATAAGGAATACACCAGCAACAACGTTACGCTCCGCAACCTGCAGGGCAACACCGACGTGGTGCGCATCACCAACCTCGACAGACTGGGGGCAGACCTTTCCGACCTGACCAAAGAAGAGGCTACAAGTATTGGAGTAAAAGGGGGTGTAAGGGTCAATGATATCAGCACCGGTATCATTAAAAAACAAACCAGCATGATCCCGGGCTTTGTGATCCTGAAAGCAGGCAATACGCCCGTGACTTCCGTCAACTCGCTCAGCGCCATCCTGGACAAAGAGAAAAACATCCAGCTGGTAGGTTTCTACCCGCAAAGGGGAGGAAATATCTACTATTACAATATCAATACCGGCGGCGCAGGCGCAGAAAACCTGTAA